The following proteins are co-located in the Polyangiaceae bacterium genome:
- a CDS encoding DNA polymerase III subunit, with translation MSFDDILGQAPAVETLSRALRAGKLHHAYRFEGPAGVGKELTAFALARALVCEAPTPLACGACSACSRAATLSDEEPHVPRHPDVVLVGRGVYPSSVLGSSVTESTSISVEQIRRVVLTRSGYPPHEGRGLVFIVRDADELSIQAANSLLKTLEEPKDRTTFLLLSSRPNRLLDTIRSRTLAVRFGPLSVSVLQELLRARGLPAELASQANGSAARALELADADRAQERDAFTDAVQQALSAADATEALDIAKNRPEDRHALRELLAHLAHRFAEESKARVTTEPEQAVLWAERHGIVLASLNDIERNVQPALALEAMLLRMRNA, from the coding sequence ATGAGTTTCGACGACATCCTGGGCCAAGCTCCCGCCGTCGAGACCCTGAGCCGCGCCTTGCGCGCGGGCAAACTGCACCATGCCTACCGCTTCGAGGGGCCTGCCGGCGTCGGCAAGGAGCTGACCGCCTTCGCCCTCGCGCGCGCCTTGGTATGCGAGGCGCCCACGCCGCTGGCGTGCGGTGCGTGTAGCGCATGCTCGCGAGCCGCGACGCTGTCCGACGAAGAACCCCATGTGCCGCGGCACCCGGACGTCGTGTTGGTGGGGCGCGGCGTCTACCCCAGCAGCGTGTTGGGCAGCTCCGTCACCGAGAGTACGAGCATCAGCGTCGAGCAGATCCGGCGCGTGGTGCTCACGCGCAGCGGCTACCCTCCGCACGAGGGACGCGGCCTCGTGTTCATCGTGCGCGATGCCGACGAACTCAGCATTCAGGCCGCGAACAGCCTACTGAAGACCCTGGAAGAGCCCAAGGACCGCACCACTTTCTTGTTGCTCAGCAGCCGACCCAATCGACTGCTCGACACGATTCGGTCGCGCACCCTTGCCGTGCGCTTCGGCCCCTTGAGCGTGAGCGTGCTGCAAGAGTTGCTTCGCGCGCGGGGGCTTCCTGCCGAACTCGCGAGTCAGGCGAATGGCAGCGCGGCCCGCGCGCTCGAGCTGGCGGATGCAGACCGAGCCCAGGAGCGAGACGCTTTCACCGACGCGGTGCAACAGGCCTTGAGCGCCGCGGACGCGACGGAGGCCTTGGACATCGCCAAGAATCGCCCCGAGGACCGCCACGCCTTGCGCGAGCTCCTAGCGCACCTCGCGCATCGCTTCGCGGAAGAATCCAAGGCGCGAGTCACGACGGAGCCCGAGCAAGCGGTGCTGTGGGCGGAGCGCCACGGGATTGTCTTGGCGAGCCTGAACGACATCGAACGCAACGTGCAGCCCGCGCTGGCGCTGGAAGCGATGCTGCTGCGCATGCGCAACGCCTAG
- a CDS encoding D-Ala-D-Ala carboxypeptidase family metallohydrolase encodes MARRITTLFQLPLLAATLASSLWASSSHAKSAPAEPWWLPSTNGNWVLGQVVQGRHHRLASERELPLLRRFIEPSVERHGEWRGFWLGKFGPSQWLRSRLAWSTTMCETEASLSASGVSLRLVPSLNLSTTSTLSLGTLGPALGAQSPEPELDETVAAPEVRCKPWEKPYAATFARYGGEHDTIRLLECDGSVALDALDRLSVIARPPNTPRPELPLPLEPVGDSALGEWLPEVRLLDPRLVWAVARLSATFPNRVIYVISGYRRQAHDGLHHKGRALDLFVMGMPNEDVFRACRRMKDVGCGYYPHNRFVHIDVRAPFTGHALWIDASKPGEATRYVDSWPGVVTSGALNFGNDSAP; translated from the coding sequence GTGGCCCGACGCATCACCACCCTCTTCCAGCTGCCTCTGCTGGCAGCAACATTAGCGAGCTCGCTTTGGGCCTCTTCGTCGCACGCGAAGTCTGCCCCGGCGGAACCGTGGTGGCTCCCGAGCACCAACGGCAATTGGGTGCTCGGTCAGGTCGTCCAGGGACGCCATCACCGCCTCGCCTCGGAGCGGGAGCTGCCCTTGTTGCGCCGCTTCATCGAACCGTCCGTCGAGCGCCACGGCGAGTGGCGCGGTTTCTGGCTCGGCAAGTTCGGCCCCAGCCAATGGCTGCGCTCGCGTTTGGCGTGGAGCACCACCATGTGCGAGACGGAGGCGAGTCTGTCGGCGTCGGGGGTGAGCCTGAGGCTGGTGCCGTCCCTCAACCTGAGCACCACGTCCACGCTCTCCCTCGGCACGCTCGGCCCAGCCTTGGGCGCGCAGTCGCCGGAGCCGGAGTTGGATGAGACGGTTGCGGCGCCCGAGGTGCGCTGCAAGCCCTGGGAGAAGCCCTATGCGGCCACCTTCGCTCGCTATGGAGGTGAGCACGACACGATCCGCTTGCTCGAGTGCGACGGCTCGGTTGCTCTCGACGCGCTGGACCGCCTCAGCGTGATCGCGCGTCCGCCCAACACGCCACGCCCGGAGTTGCCGCTACCCCTCGAGCCGGTGGGGGACAGTGCCCTTGGCGAATGGCTTCCAGAGGTGCGCCTCTTGGATCCGCGCCTGGTCTGGGCTGTCGCCCGCCTCTCGGCGACCTTTCCCAACCGCGTCATCTACGTGATCAGCGGCTACCGGCGCCAAGCCCACGACGGCCTGCATCACAAGGGGCGCGCCCTCGACTTGTTCGTGATGGGCATGCCCAACGAGGACGTTTTCCGCGCCTGCCGGCGCATGAAGGACGTCGGCTGCGGCTACTACCCGCACAATCGCTTCGTGCACATCGATGTCCGGGCTCCCTTCACTGGCCACGCACTGTGGATCGATGCGTCCAAGCCGGGCGAAGCCACGCGCTACGTCGATAGCTGGCCCGGCGTGGTCACTTCCGGAGCGCTCAACTTCGGAAATGACTCCGCGCCATGA
- a CDS encoding serine/threonine-protein kinase — MSDDEDDRESLAPVQPGDVMLGKYRVDRVLGAGGMGVVVAATHMELDEKVAIKFLHPDVLDNEEALQRFLREARAAVKIKSEHVARVIDVGRLDTGAPYMVLEYLEGKDLSAALKSEEPPSLEDAVDYVIQACDAMAEAHAAGIVHRDLKPANLFRIERSDGSKVVKVLDFGISKVAMPDMADAGLTRTSTAMGSPLYMSPEQMRSSKDVDLRTDIWSLGIILFELLCKKTPFTGSTFPELCASVLGAPPLKLQEQRPDAPEALEAVIHKCLRKEPWERYKSVAELAKALEPFAPGRSRPTIERIGKILERAGMPSFHDMDVTVTVASQTGTDVDVVARTAQAWTETKDGVGKASEKPKSNRALILALAGVLGVGVVAVGYAFSRSGDAVEPSGAASTASALATTTTQSAAVAPVPPPDILPAESAAPSASAEPPAPVAAPKVTTKPTSKPSTAPASKPNPAPAPAPSPTPTPAPAPAPTPKNPLDMGLK; from the coding sequence ATGAGCGACGACGAGGACGACCGCGAGTCTCTGGCTCCAGTGCAGCCCGGGGACGTGATGCTGGGCAAGTATCGCGTCGACCGGGTGCTGGGTGCCGGTGGCATGGGTGTGGTGGTGGCCGCGACCCACATGGAGCTCGACGAGAAGGTCGCGATCAAGTTCCTGCATCCCGATGTGCTCGACAACGAAGAGGCGCTGCAGCGCTTCTTGCGTGAGGCGCGCGCGGCGGTGAAGATCAAGAGCGAGCACGTGGCCCGAGTGATCGACGTGGGGCGCCTGGACACGGGCGCGCCCTACATGGTGCTGGAGTATCTCGAGGGTAAGGATCTGTCTGCAGCGCTCAAGAGCGAAGAGCCGCCGAGCCTCGAGGACGCCGTGGACTACGTGATTCAAGCCTGTGATGCGATGGCAGAGGCCCACGCCGCGGGCATCGTTCATCGCGATCTCAAGCCGGCCAACCTGTTTCGCATCGAGCGTTCGGACGGGTCGAAAGTGGTCAAGGTGCTCGACTTCGGCATCTCGAAAGTGGCCATGCCGGACATGGCAGATGCTGGCCTGACCCGCACGTCCACCGCCATGGGGTCGCCGCTCTACATGTCACCCGAGCAGATGCGCTCCAGCAAAGACGTGGACCTGCGCACGGACATCTGGTCCCTGGGCATCATCTTGTTCGAGCTACTGTGCAAGAAGACCCCCTTCACTGGTTCCACTTTTCCGGAGCTGTGCGCATCGGTGCTCGGCGCTCCACCTCTCAAGCTGCAGGAGCAGCGCCCGGACGCTCCTGAGGCCCTGGAAGCAGTGATCCACAAGTGTCTGCGGAAAGAGCCCTGGGAGCGCTACAAGAGCGTCGCCGAGTTGGCAAAGGCGCTGGAGCCCTTTGCGCCGGGCCGGTCGCGCCCCACCATCGAGCGCATTGGCAAGATCCTGGAACGCGCTGGGATGCCGTCCTTTCATGACATGGACGTCACGGTCACCGTTGCGAGTCAGACGGGGACCGACGTCGACGTCGTGGCGCGCACGGCGCAGGCGTGGACAGAAACCAAAGACGGTGTGGGGAAGGCGTCGGAGAAGCCCAAGAGCAACCGCGCCCTGATCCTGGCCCTGGCGGGAGTGCTGGGCGTGGGAGTCGTCGCAGTGGGGTACGCCTTCAGTCGGTCTGGGGACGCCGTGGAGCCCTCGGGCGCCGCGAGCACCGCGAGCGCCTTGGCGACCACGACGACCCAGAGCGCGGCGGTGGCGCCAGTTCCTCCTCCCGACATCCTGCCGGCTGAGTCCGCGGCGCCATCGGCGAGCGCGGAGCCTCCTGCTCCCGTTGCAGCGCCCAAGGTGACGACCAAGCCCACGTCCAAACCGAGCACTGCGCCCGCCAGCAAACCGAATCCCGCGCCAGCCCCGGCGCCCTCCCCAACTCCGACGCCTGCTCCCGCGCCTGCACCGACACCCAAGAACCCCTTGGACATGGGTCTGAAATGA
- a CDS encoding thiamine phosphate synthase, producing MRGLYAIVDTDTLDAAGVDVLSFGDAVIAARPAALQLRAKRVGARRFLALATELATKAQRAEVRFFVNDRVDLALLAGAYGVHVGQTDLEPEAVRRIAPALKVGLSTHTPQELEAALAETPDYVAFGPVFATQSKSGADPVVGVAGLERAAILARRAGIPLVAIGGIDAASGEAVSRHADAGALIAALGTELAGLTERCRDLHRALGGTT from the coding sequence GTGCGCGGCTTGTACGCCATCGTCGATACGGACACGCTCGACGCAGCGGGAGTCGACGTGCTGTCCTTTGGCGACGCCGTGATCGCGGCGCGGCCCGCGGCGCTTCAGCTTCGCGCCAAGCGCGTCGGTGCTCGCCGCTTCTTGGCGCTGGCGACGGAGCTGGCGACGAAGGCGCAGCGCGCCGAAGTCAGGTTTTTCGTCAACGACCGCGTGGATCTCGCGCTCTTGGCGGGGGCCTACGGCGTGCACGTCGGACAGACGGACTTGGAGCCGGAAGCCGTGCGGCGCATCGCTCCCGCGCTGAAGGTCGGTCTTTCCACCCACACGCCCCAAGAACTCGAGGCGGCCTTGGCGGAGACTCCCGACTACGTGGCTTTCGGACCGGTGTTCGCGACGCAATCGAAGTCGGGCGCGGATCCAGTGGTCGGTGTGGCAGGGTTGGAGCGGGCAGCGATCCTGGCTCGACGCGCTGGGATCCCCTTGGTCGCCATTGGCGGTATCGACGCGGCAAGCGGCGAGGCGGTGAGTCGACATGCGGACGCCGGCGCGCTGATCGCGGCGCTTGGAACCGAACTCGCGGGCCTGACCGAGCGTTGCCGCGACCTCCATCGAGCACTAGGAGGCACGACGTGA
- a CDS encoding zinc-dependent metalloprotease, producing the protein MFGIPTRVLRWALALALVTSGCAEERAAINKVQADALEKSFFVGALADPSDDPEFYFRSTVVDVAAGAGADGLFTNSDAQPVSRVRWEITEDLLLARLSYERIDDTDGKGVRRTPDGQIVAAYRIESHFDIKKDYNPSTGEELNVIVENDEDRRWYERAFFRVDWSRNLVTDAYELDALSQLGIYYGVKWDPIAYYVNDPAHPHAPVFDKKRGYFDVTHKVWASPEVLEDEWGTYPACWLYGRFPSENCNPSEITLRQAFLRVEDTDYEPLEYDGTKMDQFGVFTVDRFGYDRSYGVVDDKWRRFATRWNLFSASHTEDKCNTEATTPLGADPNRDDNGNGTADECEVVGFGSRCDAVRGQCTIPYRGRPVRTIVWHTNREFPDELFEGTQAAFEAWSNAMRVGVIAARLAECRRTGEANCEGTLGWPASWADDWAPPVGDASPAEVPKVFVLCHNPVSAEKGDDLALCGEAGTSPRIGDLRYNLVNVIQDPQLMSPWGIMMDAEDPLTGEKIAGSVSQWGAVLDRAAASLADILALLNGEIDPEAFITGQDVSFWVQQNQPGGVADHGPAMSKAELQQRRAAYDPKVLTPWVAGLPKQKPNLPPAARRKAREEALSKLGRLGPGNAALSARLGKLRGSAVESRMVSPELAQAVGADPTAPVGASVIERASPVGRLNPNQRRARLRARRLADVRRHACRYEAAEPDHLIGMARAAAKLFPKPDPADKAAVAEHRKAVELWARQEYSRGVMSHEIGHSVGLRHNFAASFDALNYAAEYWQLRTKDGTVTTACADGTTDGANCIGPRWRDPISDAEIDGNIGRYSTSSVMDYPGDQNQDMVLPGKYDRAAARFIYGGVVDVWAKSGVSVSGSGGGQSEAYLLSAFTTSPGLFGVYYFPKVDPAAGYEFIHYSDYQQRFGLISGCTSDAQAPLGTRCVERAMDVVDYRDMQDFASDPDYAGYSWAVNAKAIDGSGRVRRGYLFSSDEYADTGNVPAFSSDAGADAYEQIRFLESAYENRYLLDSFRRNRVEFNSYDTMSRVQYRYLDKIQLIAKTFAFGAVLDGDPSAPSAEFLQDGLYGSHALGATVALDLFARIMTRPEPGYYCPAEFCGAGQPPGVTTDLYNADPVPLPDVFLYDFRMPLGTGRYLHNDYDYSQGYWWGDYQSQVGSYYDKIWATYYLAEAFDTFIASSKEDFVDSRYKNVSFATVFPEQVRRLYTNVLTGDLDVYAPHATAASSATETPLGTLAYPTWSALGDLGTRPAGAFLVDPNNGWNEQLYAMVWGAAFFPTNWSSRWAHEAKIAVLPAEMPDWPANEVVAFSYPPTGLTYRARSYGLETLYGKTVDRGVGARMLHWANHLLTLAYVVDRDTNGAPILGPDGRPTLTLDTNGNPQLDPNNSAAVSALGQYVDFIDMMRQVTATFELPLSGGDLPDP; encoded by the coding sequence ATGTTCGGGATCCCCACTCGCGTGCTGCGCTGGGCCTTGGCCTTGGCGCTCGTGACCTCGGGCTGCGCAGAAGAACGCGCGGCCATCAACAAAGTGCAGGCTGACGCGCTGGAGAAAAGCTTCTTCGTCGGTGCGCTGGCGGACCCCAGCGACGATCCGGAGTTCTACTTCCGTTCGACGGTCGTCGATGTGGCCGCCGGAGCGGGCGCCGATGGTCTGTTCACCAATTCCGATGCGCAGCCCGTCAGTCGTGTTCGCTGGGAGATCACCGAGGACCTGCTGCTGGCGCGCTTGTCCTACGAGCGCATCGACGACACGGATGGCAAGGGCGTACGCCGTACACCGGATGGCCAAATCGTGGCGGCGTATCGCATCGAGAGTCACTTCGACATCAAGAAGGACTACAACCCGAGCACTGGCGAAGAGTTGAACGTCATCGTGGAGAACGACGAGGACCGGCGCTGGTATGAACGTGCATTCTTTCGTGTGGACTGGTCTCGCAACTTGGTGACCGATGCCTACGAACTCGATGCACTGTCCCAGCTCGGCATCTACTACGGCGTCAAGTGGGATCCCATCGCCTACTACGTGAACGATCCGGCACACCCGCACGCACCGGTATTCGACAAGAAGCGTGGGTACTTCGATGTCACCCACAAGGTGTGGGCGTCCCCCGAGGTGCTCGAAGACGAGTGGGGTACGTATCCGGCGTGCTGGCTGTATGGTCGCTTTCCCTCGGAGAACTGCAATCCCAGCGAGATCACCCTGCGCCAGGCGTTCCTGCGCGTCGAGGACACGGACTACGAGCCGCTGGAGTACGACGGCACGAAGATGGACCAGTTCGGTGTCTTCACCGTCGACCGCTTTGGTTATGACCGCAGCTACGGGGTCGTCGACGACAAGTGGCGTCGCTTTGCCACGCGCTGGAATCTGTTCAGCGCTAGCCACACCGAGGACAAGTGCAACACCGAGGCGACGACGCCGCTCGGGGCCGACCCCAATCGAGACGACAACGGGAATGGAACCGCCGACGAGTGCGAAGTCGTGGGTTTCGGTTCCCGCTGTGACGCGGTTCGGGGACAGTGCACGATCCCCTATCGCGGCCGTCCGGTGCGCACCATCGTGTGGCACACGAACCGCGAGTTCCCCGACGAGTTGTTCGAGGGTACCCAGGCCGCCTTCGAGGCGTGGAGCAACGCCATGCGCGTCGGCGTGATTGCGGCGCGACTTGCCGAGTGTCGGCGCACGGGGGAAGCGAACTGCGAAGGCACCCTGGGCTGGCCCGCCAGCTGGGCGGATGATTGGGCGCCGCCCGTGGGAGACGCATCGCCCGCGGAGGTCCCCAAGGTCTTCGTGCTCTGCCACAACCCCGTGAGCGCCGAGAAGGGTGACGATCTCGCCTTGTGCGGCGAAGCGGGGACGTCCCCGCGGATCGGCGACCTGCGCTACAACCTGGTGAACGTCATCCAGGATCCGCAGCTGATGAGCCCTTGGGGCATCATGATGGATGCGGAGGATCCGCTGACCGGTGAGAAGATCGCGGGTAGCGTCAGCCAATGGGGCGCCGTGTTGGACCGCGCGGCCGCGTCCTTGGCCGACATCTTGGCTTTGCTGAACGGCGAAATCGATCCCGAGGCGTTCATCACGGGCCAAGACGTGAGCTTCTGGGTGCAGCAGAATCAGCCCGGTGGTGTTGCGGATCACGGGCCAGCCATGAGCAAGGCCGAGCTGCAGCAACGTCGCGCGGCCTACGATCCGAAGGTGCTCACGCCCTGGGTGGCGGGACTTCCGAAGCAGAAGCCGAACCTGCCGCCCGCCGCGCGCCGCAAAGCTCGAGAAGAGGCGCTTTCCAAGCTCGGCCGCTTGGGCCCGGGCAACGCCGCGCTGTCAGCACGCCTCGGCAAGCTGCGTGGCTCCGCCGTCGAGTCCCGCATGGTGAGTCCCGAGCTCGCGCAGGCCGTCGGTGCCGACCCCACCGCGCCGGTGGGGGCGAGCGTGATCGAACGCGCGTCGCCGGTGGGGCGCTTGAACCCGAACCAGCGCCGCGCGCGATTGCGAGCTCGTCGCCTGGCCGACGTCCGTCGCCACGCCTGCCGCTACGAGGCAGCAGAGCCCGACCACTTGATCGGCATGGCGCGGGCCGCTGCCAAGCTGTTCCCCAAGCCTGACCCTGCGGACAAGGCTGCCGTGGCGGAGCACCGCAAGGCCGTGGAGCTGTGGGCGCGGCAGGAATACTCGCGCGGGGTGATGAGTCACGAGATCGGCCACTCGGTGGGCCTGCGTCACAACTTCGCGGCATCCTTCGACGCGCTGAACTACGCAGCGGAGTACTGGCAGCTCCGCACCAAGGACGGCACCGTGACCACCGCCTGCGCCGACGGCACGACGGACGGTGCGAACTGCATCGGTCCGCGCTGGCGGGATCCGATCAGCGACGCGGAGATCGACGGCAACATCGGGCGCTACTCGACGAGCAGCGTGATGGACTATCCCGGAGATCAGAACCAGGACATGGTGCTGCCCGGCAAGTACGACCGTGCTGCGGCGCGCTTCATCTACGGCGGCGTGGTCGATGTGTGGGCCAAGTCGGGGGTGAGCGTTTCCGGTAGCGGTGGGGGGCAGAGCGAGGCCTACCTGCTGAGCGCCTTCACCACGAGTCCCGGGTTGTTCGGCGTGTACTACTTCCCCAAGGTCGATCCCGCGGCGGGTTACGAGTTCATCCACTACAGCGACTATCAGCAGCGTTTCGGGTTGATCTCGGGCTGCACCTCCGATGCCCAGGCGCCGCTCGGTACTCGATGTGTCGAACGCGCGATGGACGTCGTGGACTACCGGGACATGCAGGATTTCGCTTCGGATCCCGACTACGCCGGCTACTCCTGGGCAGTGAACGCCAAGGCCATCGACGGCAGCGGGCGCGTGCGTCGTGGCTACCTGTTCTCTTCCGACGAGTACGCCGACACCGGCAACGTTCCGGCCTTCAGTTCCGACGCCGGCGCCGACGCCTATGAGCAAATTCGCTTTCTGGAAAGCGCCTACGAGAATCGATACCTGCTGGATTCTTTCCGCCGCAATCGCGTCGAGTTCAACAGCTACGACACCATGAGTCGCGTGCAGTATCGCTACCTCGACAAGATCCAGCTGATCGCCAAGACCTTCGCCTTCGGAGCAGTACTGGACGGTGATCCGAGCGCACCCAGCGCCGAGTTCCTCCAGGACGGCCTCTACGGCTCACATGCCCTCGGGGCGACCGTCGCTCTGGATCTTTTCGCCCGCATCATGACGCGACCCGAGCCTGGCTACTACTGCCCGGCGGAGTTCTGCGGGGCCGGACAGCCCCCGGGGGTCACGACCGACCTCTACAATGCCGATCCGGTGCCGCTGCCTGATGTGTTCCTCTACGACTTCCGCATGCCGCTCGGCACGGGGCGCTACTTGCACAACGACTACGACTACTCCCAAGGCTACTGGTGGGGGGACTACCAGTCGCAGGTGGGCAGCTACTACGACAAGATCTGGGCGACGTACTACCTGGCGGAAGCCTTCGACACGTTCATCGCGAGCTCCAAGGAGGACTTCGTCGACTCACGCTACAAGAACGTGAGCTTCGCCACGGTCTTTCCGGAGCAGGTGCGCCGCCTGTACACCAACGTGCTCACCGGGGATCTCGATGTCTATGCTCCCCACGCCACCGCAGCGAGTAGCGCGACGGAAACACCGCTTGGTACGCTGGCGTATCCCACCTGGTCGGCTTTGGGAGATCTGGGCACGCGCCCAGCCGGAGCGTTTCTGGTCGATCCCAACAACGGCTGGAACGAACAGCTCTACGCGATGGTGTGGGGCGCGGCGTTCTTTCCGACCAACTGGTCCAGCCGCTGGGCACACGAGGCCAAGATCGCGGTCTTGCCGGCGGAGATGCCGGACTGGCCCGCGAACGAAGTCGTCGCCTTCAGCTACCCGCCCACGGGGCTGACCTACCGCGCGCGGAGTTACGGGCTCGAGACGCTCTACGGCAAGACCGTAGACAGGGGCGTTGGAGCGCGAATGCTGCACTGGGCCAACCACTTGCTGACGCTTGCGTACGTGGTCGACCGCGACACCAACGGAGCTCCGATTCTGGGTCCTGATGGGCGTCCGACCTTGACCCTCGATACGAACGGCAACCCGCAACTGGATCCGAACAACTCAGCGGCCGTCAGCGCGCTGGGCCAGTACGTCGACTTCATCGACATGATGCGCCAAGTCACTGCGACCTTCGAGCTGCCCCTGAGCGGCGGCGACCTTCCAGACCCATGA
- a CDS encoding alpha/beta fold hydrolase gives MTAAILPGAEAWSADGDGDRAQTGIVVTHGFTGNPSSTRPLAEALAGRGFRVELVRLPGHGTSVRDLAKTRYADWRQEVERAASRLRGRCQHVVLVGLSMGGAICLDVASDPDSTIAGVVTINAPVLDREGLLARLAPQLEKILPYVPASAAGLAKNDIAKGGEENAYAWISAAAGNSFLQQLPRIRAQLKSLGTPLLVAYSPQDHSVPPENSVALARLVPGPVETLVLTRSYHVATLDWDFELLLDRVTRFADRVTSPERAI, from the coding sequence ATGACCGCAGCGATACTACCGGGGGCAGAAGCTTGGTCCGCTGACGGCGACGGGGATCGGGCGCAGACGGGCATCGTCGTGACCCATGGCTTCACTGGCAACCCATCCTCCACCCGCCCGCTGGCCGAGGCCCTGGCGGGGCGTGGGTTTCGCGTCGAGCTGGTCCGTTTGCCAGGCCATGGCACCAGCGTGCGGGATCTGGCCAAGACCCGCTACGCAGATTGGCGTCAAGAAGTGGAGCGAGCTGCCTCCCGTCTTCGGGGGCGGTGCCAGCACGTCGTGCTGGTCGGCTTGTCGATGGGAGGCGCCATTTGCCTGGACGTCGCCAGTGATCCCGACAGCACCATTGCGGGGGTGGTCACCATCAACGCGCCCGTGCTCGATCGCGAGGGTTTGCTCGCACGCTTGGCGCCTCAGCTGGAGAAGATCCTGCCCTACGTGCCCGCCAGTGCGGCGGGTCTGGCGAAGAACGACATCGCCAAGGGAGGCGAAGAGAACGCTTATGCCTGGATTTCCGCAGCAGCCGGAAACTCCTTCCTGCAGCAGCTTCCGCGCATCCGCGCGCAGCTGAAGAGCCTCGGCACTCCGCTGCTCGTGGCCTATTCGCCGCAAGATCACAGCGTCCCTCCCGAGAATTCGGTGGCACTGGCGCGGCTGGTTCCCGGTCCCGTAGAGACCCTGGTGCTGACGCGCTCGTACCACGTGGCAACCCTGGACTGGGACTTCGAGCTGCTGCTGGACCGAGTCACGCGCTTCGCCGACCGGGTCACGAGCCCCGAACGCGCGATTTGA
- a CDS encoding PEGA domain-containing protein has translation MKSTLFRSIALALVFQLAAPVASAQGQPKTPPAAKKEAAKDKADAKDKADAKSDAKDKSDGKDKADAKSDAPVDDTAAPAGPAPLSETLTGMARAEYEAGRILFNDGDYQGSRLKFEKAYGISQDARLWWNIAAAEKNLRNYAKVISALDKYLKDGGSVLTEQDREDARRLIETVSAFVATVELDAQPTGASVSVDGREVGTTPLAEPLRLDQGDRVFVIKKAGFLEHKETRRLAGGETVKVQVTLKPEPTDGTVRVLAGVGDAISIDGRVVGRGSWEGKLPAGVHTLTVTAPKKRSYQSEIVVQVGQTSTARIALEAESEQRDSFWASPWPWVVGGAVLAAGAGVGAYFAFRPTDEGPPPIVDGTLGNTQAPLLRF, from the coding sequence ATGAAATCAACGTTGTTCCGCTCCATTGCTCTTGCCCTCGTCTTTCAGCTGGCCGCTCCGGTCGCGTCGGCGCAGGGACAACCGAAGACCCCACCCGCTGCGAAGAAAGAGGCCGCGAAGGACAAGGCGGACGCCAAGGACAAGGCCGACGCGAAGAGTGACGCCAAGGACAAGAGCGACGGCAAAGACAAAGCCGACGCGAAGAGCGATGCGCCGGTGGACGATACTGCCGCCCCAGCAGGCCCTGCGCCGCTGTCCGAAACGCTGACGGGAATGGCGCGTGCAGAGTACGAAGCCGGGCGCATCCTGTTCAACGACGGCGACTATCAAGGCTCTCGCCTGAAGTTCGAGAAGGCCTATGGCATCAGTCAGGACGCGCGCCTGTGGTGGAACATCGCCGCAGCCGAGAAGAACCTGCGCAACTACGCCAAGGTGATCAGCGCCCTCGACAAGTATTTGAAGGACGGCGGTTCGGTGCTCACCGAGCAAGATCGGGAGGATGCTCGTCGCCTGATCGAGACCGTATCCGCGTTCGTGGCCACGGTCGAACTCGATGCGCAGCCCACAGGGGCCAGCGTGTCCGTCGATGGGCGCGAAGTCGGCACCACGCCGCTGGCCGAGCCGCTGCGTCTCGATCAAGGCGACCGGGTCTTCGTGATCAAGAAAGCGGGGTTCCTCGAGCACAAAGAGACGCGCCGCCTGGCGGGTGGCGAAACGGTCAAGGTTCAGGTGACCCTCAAGCCCGAGCCGACGGACGGCACGGTGCGCGTGCTCGCGGGGGTTGGTGACGCGATCTCGATCGACGGTCGGGTCGTGGGTCGCGGCAGTTGGGAGGGCAAGCTTCCCGCTGGCGTGCACACCTTGACCGTGACCGCGCCGAAGAAGCGCTCCTATCAGAGCGAGATCGTCGTGCAGGTCGGACAGACGAGTACCGCCCGCATTGCGCTCGAAGCGGAGTCCGAACAACGCGACAGCTTCTGGGCCAGTCCATGGCCCTGGGTCGTGGGCGGCGCGGTGCTCGCTGCCGGCGCGGGTGTGGGCGCCTATTTCGCCTTCCGGCCCACGGATGAAGGTCCGCCCCCCATCGTCGACGGGACCCTGGGCAACACGCAAGCGCCGCTCCTGCGCTTCTGA